A DNA window from Arachis duranensis cultivar V14167 chromosome 3, aradu.V14167.gnm2.J7QH, whole genome shotgun sequence contains the following coding sequences:
- the LOC107478385 gene encoding transcription factor TCP4 has protein sequence MGETQHHRPTSSRLGMRAVAGGGGGGGEIVEVQGGHIVRSTGRKDRHSKVCTAKGPRDRRVRLSAHTAIQFYDVQDRLGYDRPSKAVDWLIKKAKAAIDELAELPAWKPTATTTTVAAAAAASNSNVAVQQQKLREEEENQQLNQIVHRQSTTVDDAMEASGSRKATALVGGSGRISEFQPQHLNDDNGSSGKYNSGGSGFFPPTLDTDIADTIKSFFPMVGPGEVATTTSSFHNYPPPPDLLSPILLQHHQQQQQQPPHQQHVHEQVLFQHHQEEQEHGRLQRMVAWNNAAADASSSGHASGFIFNSSATAAVPSPAMFGHGQFFPQRGPLQSSNTPSFRAWIDPSSIATAAMTVDHHHYLSPAAIHQASIGFAGSSSGSFSGFRIPARIQGAEEHDGVSDKPSSASSDSRH, from the exons ATGGGAGAAACACAGCATCACCGTCCAACATCGTCAAGACTTGGGATGAGGGCCGTGGccggaggaggaggaggagggggaGAAATTGTGGAGGTCCAAGGAGGCCACATTGTGCGGTCCACCGGCCGGAAGGACCGACACAGCAAGGTCTGCACAGCCAAGGGCCCGAGGGACCGCCGTGTGCGACTCTCCGCACACACCGCCATCCAGTTCTACGACGTTCAGGACCGACTCGGCTACGACCGCCCAAGCAAGGCCGTCGACTGGCTCATCAAGAAAGCAAAGGCCGCCATCGACGAGCTCGCCGAGCTCCCCGCATGGAAACCAACTGCCACTACCACGACCGTCGCCGCCGCCGCCGCGGCCTCGAACTCAAATGTTGCTGTTCAGCAGCAGAAGCTCCGGGAGGAGGAGGAAAACCAACAGCTGAATCAAATCGTCCACCGCCAATCGACCACGGTGGACGACGCTATGGAAGCTTCTGGTAGCCGAAAGGCTACCGCACTGGTTGGTGGCAGTGGAAGAATCTCGGAATTTCAACCGCAACATTTGAACGACGATAACGGTAGTAGTGGCAAATACAACAGTGGCGGTTCTGGTTTCTTTCCGCCGACTTTGGACACTGATATAGCTGATACCATTAAGTCTTTCTTTCCGATGGTGGGGCCGGGGGAGGTTGCAACAACGACGTCGTCCTTTCATAACTATCCTCCACCGCCTGATTTGCTTTCGCCGATTCTTCTTCAGCACCACcaacaacagcagcagcagccGCCACACCAACAGCATGTTCACGAGCAAGTGCTCTTC CAGCACCACCAAGAGGAACAGGAGCATGGACGATTGCAGAGAATGGTGGCTTGGAATAATGCCGCTGCAGATGCTAGTAGCAGTGGCCATGCCAGTGGATTCATCTTCAACTCGTCGGCGACGGCGGCTGTGCCGTCTCCTGCGATGTTTGGCCATGGCCAGTTTTTTCCTCAGAGGGGACCCCTTCAGTCCAGTAACACCCCTTCGTTTCGTGCTTGGATAGATCCTTCTTCGATCGCCACGGCTGCCATGACTGTGGATCACCACCACTATCTTTCACCGGCCGCGATCCATCAAGCTTCTATTGGGTTTGCCGGCTCTTCTTCCGGTAGCTTCTCTGGCTTCCGCATACCAGCACGAATTCAGGGTGCGGAGGAGCACGACGGCGTATCTGACAAGCCGTCCTCTGCTTCCTCCGATTCTCGCCATTGA